A single Nomascus leucogenys isolate Asia chromosome 14, Asia_NLE_v1, whole genome shotgun sequence DNA region contains:
- the MRPL19 gene encoding 39S ribosomal protein L19, mitochondrial, with product MAACIAAGHGAAMGLGRSFQASRFLLPPPASIACRVHAGPVRQQRTGPSEPGAFQPPPKPVIVDKRRPVEPERRFLSPEFIPRRGRTDPLKFQMERKDMLERRKVLHIPEFYVGSILRVTTADLYAKGKISQFLGICIQRSGRGLGATFILRNVIEGQGVEICFELYNPRVQEIQVVKLEKRLDDSLLYLRDALPEYSTFDVDMKPVVQEPNQKVPVNELKVKMKPKPWSKRWERPNFNIKGIRFDLCLTEEQMKEAQKWSQPWLEFDMMREYDTSKIEAAIWKEIEASNRS from the exons ATGGCGGCCTGCATTGCAGCGGGGCACGGGGCTGCAATGGGCCTAGGCCGGAGTTTCCAAGCCTCCAGGTTTCTGCTCCCCCCGCCGGCCTCTATCGCCTGCA GGGTCCATGCGGGGCCTGTCCGGCAGCAGAGGACTGGGCCTTCCGAGCCCGGTGCGTTCCAGCCGCCGCCGAAACCGGTCATCGTGGACAAGCGCCGCCCCGTGGAACCGGAACGCAG gTTCTTGAGTCCTGAATTCATTCCTCGAAGGGGAAGAACAGATCCTTTGAAAtttcaaatggaaagaaaagatatGTTAGAAAGGAGAAAAGTACTCCACATTCCAGAGTTTTATGTTG GAAGTATTCTTCGTGTTACTACAGCTGACCTATATGCCAAAGGAAAAATCAGCCAGTTTCTGGGGATTTGCATCCAGAGATCAGGAAGAGGACTTGGAGCTACTTTTATCCTTAGGAATGTTATCGAAGGACAAG GTGTCGAGATTTGCTTTGAACTTTATAATCCTCGGGTCCAGGAGATTCAAGTGGTCAAATTAGAGAAACGGCTGGATGATAGCTTGCTATACTTACGAGATGCCCTTCCTGAATATAGCACTTTTGATGTGGATATGAAGCCAGTAGTACAAGAGCCTAACCAAAAAGTTCCTGTTAATGAG CTGAAAGTAAAAATGAAGCCTAAGCCCTGGTCTAAACGCTGGGAACGtccaaattttaatattaaaggaATCAGATTTGATCTTTGTTTAACTGAAGAGCAAATGAAAGAAGCTCAGAAGTGGAGTCAGCCATGGCTTGAATTTGATATGATGAGGGAATATGATACTTCAAAAATTGAAGCTGCAATATGGAAGGAAATTGAAGCGTCGAATAGGTCTTGA